The Armatimonadota bacterium genome segment TCGTCAGAGAGTTCGTCCACACCAAGAATGGCGATGATGTCCTGAAGCTCACGGTATCTCTGGAGTATCTGCTGGACCGCGCGCGCCACGTCATAGTGCTCCTGGCCGACAATATTCGGGTCCAGAATCCTCGAAGTCGAAGCCAATGGGTCGACTGCCGGGAAAATACCTCGCACAAATATGCGTCTTTCCAGATAAGTCGTGGCGTCCAGGAAGCTGAATGTCGTTGCCGGAGCAGGGTCGGTCGGGTCGTCTGCAGGGACATAAATCGCCTGGATCGATGTGACCGAACCGCGCACAGTCGATGTGATTCTTTCCTGCAGCGCGCCCATCTCAGTGGCCAGAGTCGGCTGATATCCGACCGCGCTCGGCATTCTGCCAAGCAGAGCCGAAACCTCAGAGCCGCCCTGTGTAAATCGGAAAATATTGTCTATAAAGAGCAGGACGTCCTGCCCCTCTTTGTCTCTGAAATACTCAGCCATCGTAAGAGCCGAGAGAGCTACACGAAGGCGCGCCCCAGGCGGCTCATTCATCTGACCGAAGACCATGGTCGTCTTCTCGATAACGCCGCTCTCCTGCATTTCCAGCCAGAGGTCGTTACCCTCACGAGTTCTCTCGCCGACTCCAGCGAATACTGAGAACCCGCCGTGCTCTGTCGCGACGTTTCGGATCAACTCGGTGATAAGAACGGTCTTGCCGACACCGGCTCCTCCAAAGAGGCCGATCTTTCCACCCTTGGCATAAGGGCAGATGAGGTCGACGACCTTCATGCCTGTCTCAAAGACTTCTGTAGCAGGAATCTGCTCCTCAAAAGGCGGAGCAGAGCGGTGAATCGGCCAGTGATCGGCTGCTGTGAAAGCGCCCTTGTTGTCGATCGTGTCCCCAAGCAGGTTAAACACACGTCCCAGGGTCTCACGTCCGACCGGAACCTCGATAGACTTACCCGTGTCTATCGCGTCCATTCCGCGCACAAGGCCGTCGGTAGACTGCATGGAGATGCATCTGACGACATCGCTTCCAAGCATCTGTGCGACCTCTGCGGTCAGCGTCTGCCCCTGCACATTGGGGATATGTATTGCGCTCAACATCTCCGGCAGCTCATTCGACGGGAACCGAATATCGACAACCGGTCCGATTACCTCAACAACTTTTCCTGTAGCCAATTCTTACCTCCGTAAGGAAGTCAAAAAGTTAGAAAGTTGGAAAGTCAAAAAGTTGCTGAACGCTTTTCGCACCGAAACTTTTTGACTTTTTGACCTTTTGACTTTCAAACTCTACTTCAGCGCTTCCGCGCCGCTGACAATCTCCGTGATCTCTTTAGTAATTGCAGCCTGACGAGCCTTGTTATAGACAAGCGTCAGGTTATCGATCATCTCGCCTGCATTCTTTGTTGCGGCAGACATAGCGGACATCCGTGCACCATGCTCGCTCGCCTGCGACTCCACCAGCGACTGATAGACTTCAGTGTCAACATATCTCGGCAGCAGTGTCGCAAGCAACTGGCTTGCATTCGGCTCGAATTCAAACTCGGCGGGCGCTTCAGCGTTTGCTTCAGGCGCAGCCATCGGCAGCAGTCGTACACATATTGGTTCCTGTCGCATTGCCGAGTGGAACTTGGCGTATATCAGATACACCGCATCCACTTCGCCGCTTTCGAACATCGAGCGCACCCTAGCTGTGATCTTACGTATGTCTGTGAAGTTAACTTCAGTGCCCATCTCAAGGGAACCGGCGATCTCATACGGGCGCTTTCTAAAGAATGCGACAGCCTTTCTGCCGACAGCCAGTAACTTGACATTTTCGGGCTCTCGATCACCTATTTCATGCATAGCCTTGCTCATTACATTGCCATTATAACTGCCTGCAAGCCCGCGCTCAGCTCCGATCACGACATAAGCGACATTGTGTTCCTCGCGTGATTCAAGCAGAGGATGTTCTATTTCACCGGCGCTTCTGGCGAGATTGCCCATCACATCATGCATCTTCTCGGCGTAAGGGCGCGCAGACTCGGCACGTTCCTGAGCTTTTCGCAGCCTTGCAGCCGCGACCATCTTCATCGCGCTGGTGATCTTCTCTATATTTTTGACGGTGCGTATGCGCCGCCTGATATCTCTTGCGCTAGCCATAACTAAGCCTTAAACTGCCCCTTGAACGTCTCGATAGCCGATTTCAGCGTCTCCATGGTCGAGTCATCCAGCACGCCGGTCTTTTCAATCGTGTGACCCACGTCGGGATACTTGTCAGCCATAAATGTATACAGCTCTTTCTCAAACTTTGCGATGGCGGCAACCGGAAGATCATCCAGATAGCCATTGGTCGCAGCAAAAATGATGAAACACTCGTTTGAGAGCGTCATAGGCGTGTACTGCGGCTGCTTCAGGATTTCGACGATCCTTTCGCCGCGCGCTAGCTGAGCAAGAGTGGCCTTATCGAGGTCACTTGAGAACTGCGCGAACGCCTGCAGTGCCCAATACTGCGCCAGGTCGAGCTTGAGCTGACCTGTGACTTTCTTCATTGCTTTCTTCTGAGCGCTGGACCCTACTCTCGAAACAGACAAGCCGACGTTAATGGCCGGTCGTATACCCGAATAGAAAAGATCCGGTTCCAGATATATCTGGCCGTCTGTGATCGAGATGACGTTTGTCGGAATATAAGCCGAAACATCTCCCGCCTGCGTTTCGATAATCGGAAGCGCAGTAAGTGAACCTGCACCCAGCTCATCGTTTAGCTTTGAAGCCCTCTCAAGAAGGCGCGCATGCAGATAGAAAATATCTCCCGGGTAAGCCTCACGTCCAGGCGGCCTTCTCAGAAGCAGGGATACCTGCCTGTATGCTACCGCGTGCTTGCTCAGGTCGTCATAGATTACCAGTGCGCTGCGCTTTGTGTCTCTGAAATACTCACCCATGGCGCAGCCGGCGTATGGAGCGATATACTGCAGCGGAGCAGGGTCACTGGCGGATGCGACAACGATGGTCGTATACTCCATAGCTCCGTTTTGCTCCAGCGTATGAGCGATGCCTGCTACAGTCGAAAGCTTCTGGCCAATGGCGACATATATGCAGTAGACGTCCTGGCCCTTCTGGTTCAAAATTGTATCGATGGCGATAGCGGTCTTGCCGGTCTGGCGGTCGCCGATAATAAGCTCTCTCTGGCCTCGGCCAATCGGGATCATGGAGTCAATGGCTTTAATGCCTGTCGCAAGCGATTCTTTAACCGGCTGCCTTTCGACAACGCCCGGCGCGCGGGTCTCGACGTGTCTGCGCTCGCTGGCGACAACCGGTCCCTTGCCGTCAATCGGGTCGCCCAGAGCGCTTACGACACGCCCGAGCAGAGCCTCGCCTACGGGGACATCGATAATGCGTCCTGTCCGCTTGACCTGGTCGCCTTCCTTAATCTCAGTGTCCGGTCCAAGCACGACGCATCCGACGTTATCCTCTTCCAGGTTCAGGACCATCCCCATAACGCCGTTGGGGAACTCGACCAGCTCACTGGCCATTACGTCCTGCAAGCCGTAGATTCGCGCAATACCGTCTCCGACCTGGAGCACGGTCCCTACGCCTACTTCAGAGAGTTCTTTTTCATATGATAGCAGGTGGCTTTCAAGGACCTGCGCAACCTCATCCGGCCTTATGTTGACTGCCATAATCTCACTCCGTTCGACTTAAGTCAAAAAGTTTGAAAGTCATAAAGTCAAAAAGTTACTTGTCTATACTTTGTGGGCGAATGCCCCGAAGATTATCTTCTTGCAAAGTGCCTTCGGAACAGTTGTACCCGAAGCAAATGCATCAAACTGAACTGATGCGCACCATCCCAACTTTTTGACTTTTTGACCTTTTGACTCTATGACTAACTAAGCATTCTTTCTTTCAGCGCTGCAAGCTGACCTGTAATGCTGCCGTCAATAACCCTGTCGCCCATGCGAACTTTCATTCCGCCTATGATTGCCGGGTCCACATGCTTTTCAAGGTGAATGCTCTTACCCGTAATTTCTACGAGCTTGGCGACAAGCGCGGCCTCCTCAGACTCACTGAGCCTGACTGCCGATGTCACTTCTACCGCCAGTATCCCGCGCGCCTCATTTGCCAGGCGAATATACTCACCTTCGGTCTGACCGATCGCGCCTTCACGCTGCTTATCGATAAGCATATCGAGATACATAAGCGTGATCTGATGGACCTTGTTCGCGAAAATATCCTTGATGATTTCGTGCTTTTTGGGCGAGGGGATCATCGGCGATTCGATGGACTCCATCAGGCGCGGCGATGTCTCAAACACATACGACACCAGCCCAAGGTCGCTCTCAATCCTGTCGACCACATCCATCTTCGACGCGGCTCCAAACAGAGCCAGCGCGTATCTTCGCACGATCCGCGGCTCAATCACTGTTTCACCTCGTCCAGACCATCAATGAAACTGCTCACCATCTTGCGGTGCTTGTCATCATCCATGCTCTCGCCAATGAGCTTACCGGCGGCTTCAACCGTGAGGTCCGTAACCTTGGTCTTAAGCTCGACCATAGCTTTCTCACTCTCGCGGGAAATTTCTTCCTGCGCTCTTGTGAGAATACGCTCTGCCTGCGTGCGCGAATCGGCAAGTATCTCCTCGCGCATGCTCTGGCCTTCCTTGACCGCCTCAGCTATCTTCGCGCGCGTTTCCTCTGCTATAGCGGCAAGATGGCGCTCATATTGAGCCTTTAGTTCGTCGGCAGACGCGCGCTGCGACTCCGCAGCATCATATTCGGAGGATATCTCCCTGCGCCTGGTCTCCAGAATGCTCAATATGGGCTGGAAGAGGAAATACTTAAATACCCCCAGCACCAGCAGAAACCCCAGAGCCTGCACTATCAATACTTTTGGATCAGGTATTATCTGCACGGATATACCACCAACTTTCTATGGCCGGAATGCCTGCCGAACCGTTTCATCGTTACGAATATTCTGCCGCTAGGGTCATTCCGAGGAGGAACGACGAGGAATCTGCTTTTTTGCCAAACGCAGCTTTCTTCCCGGCCAAATTGAAAACAAACGATTCGTTTGCGATTAATCCGCAGGCAAAGCGGCCTCTGTCCAATAACTAAATTACTTTACGACTTTAGCAATGATAGCGCTCGCGCTCGGCACGCCAAGGAAGAGCAGGATCAGAGCGATCAGCAGAGCGTAGATAACCAGTGACTCGATGAGTGCGAGACCAATGATCATAGCTGTCTGAATCTTACCGGCTGCCTCGGGCTGTCTTGCGATACCCTCGAAAGCCGCTGCTGCTGCCTTACCCTGACCGAGCCCGCCGCCGATAACTGCAATCGGGACGCCGAATCCAATAGCAAGGACCAAAGCAACTAAGTACATCATAGGTGTGTTTCCTCCAATTTAACGGTGTTCTTCATGACCCTCTAGGGCCGTAGCGATATATATACAGACCAGCATCGAAAAGACCAGTGACTGGATGAACCCGCCGAATATGGCGAAGAGCATCATAGGAAACTGCAGAGGTATCAGCAGCTTGCCCAGCACGCTGGTGACAATCAGCACGAAGACTGCTATAACAGTCTCCTCGCCGAATATGTTACCGAAAAGACGAATAGAGAGCGATAGCGGCCTTGCAAGCTCTCCTATTATATGCAGTGGAAGCATAAGCGGAGCCAGCCAGAGCGGCTCGCCCAGAAAATGCTTGGCATAGTTGATGAAGCCGTTTCTGCTGATTCCGAAATACTGCACCAGCAAAAAGGCCATCAGGGCCAGCGAAACGGTCGTGTTTATATTTGAAGTAGGGCTTGTGAATCCGGGGATAAGGCCAGTCAGGCTCAGCGAGAGGATGAATATAAACGTAGTGCCGATGATCGGCGTAAGTGTTTTGGCTTCACTGCCGACTATATTGCGCACGAAACCATCCAGGGAGACCACTATAAACTCAAGCGCCGCCTGAAACCTGCTCGGGTTGCGCACACTGAGCTTTCGACTCGCGATGATGGCCGTAATGCACAAAATTGCGATCACAAACCAGGTGACTATCATCATCTCCGAGACCCAGCCCGGCACCAGTTTGTCCGCAATTAGGAACCTAAACCAGGTTGGTTGTTCTATTGATGGCCCCTC includes the following:
- the atpD gene encoding F0F1 ATP synthase subunit beta; protein product: MATGKVVEVIGPVVDIRFPSNELPEMLSAIHIPNVQGQTLTAEVAQMLGSDVVRCISMQSTDGLVRGMDAIDTGKSIEVPVGRETLGRVFNLLGDTIDNKGAFTAADHWPIHRSAPPFEEQIPATEVFETGMKVVDLICPYAKGGKIGLFGGAGVGKTVLITELIRNVATEHGGFSVFAGVGERTREGNDLWLEMQESGVIEKTTMVFGQMNEPPGARLRVALSALTMAEYFRDKEGQDVLLFIDNIFRFTQGGSEVSALLGRMPSAVGYQPTLATEMGALQERITSTVRGSVTSIQAIYVPADDPTDPAPATTFSFLDATTYLERRIFVRGIFPAVDPLASTSRILDPNIVGQEHYDVARAVQQILQRYRELQDIIAILGVDELSDEDKLTVTRARKIENFLSQPMFVAEVFTGLPGKYVSRNDTVRSFKEILEGRWDKLPEQAFYMVGAIEEAVEKAKQMGVEV
- the atpF gene encoding F0F1 ATP synthase subunit B; the encoded protein is MQIIPDPKVLIVQALGFLLVLGVFKYFLFQPILSILETRRREISSEYDAAESQRASADELKAQYERHLAAIAEETRAKIAEAVKEGQSMREEILADSRTQAERILTRAQEEISRESEKAMVELKTKVTDLTVEAAGKLIGESMDDDKHRKMVSSFIDGLDEVKQ
- the atpG gene encoding ATP synthase F1 subunit gamma: MASARDIRRRIRTVKNIEKITSAMKMVAAARLRKAQERAESARPYAEKMHDVMGNLARSAGEIEHPLLESREEHNVAYVVIGAERGLAGSYNGNVMSKAMHEIGDREPENVKLLAVGRKAVAFFRKRPYEIAGSLEMGTEVNFTDIRKITARVRSMFESGEVDAVYLIYAKFHSAMRQEPICVRLLPMAAPEANAEAPAEFEFEPNASQLLATLLPRYVDTEVYQSLVESQASEHGARMSAMSAATKNAGEMIDNLTLVYNKARQAAITKEITEIVSGAEALK
- the atpB gene encoding F0F1 ATP synthase subunit A; translated protein: MHEGPSIEQPTWFRFLIADKLVPGWVSEMMIVTWFVIAILCITAIIASRKLSVRNPSRFQAALEFIVVSLDGFVRNIVGSEAKTLTPIIGTTFIFILSLSLTGLIPGFTSPTSNINTTVSLALMAFLLVQYFGISRNGFINYAKHFLGEPLWLAPLMLPLHIIGELARPLSLSIRLFGNIFGEETVIAVFVLIVTSVLGKLLIPLQFPMMLFAIFGGFIQSLVFSMLVCIYIATALEGHEEHR
- the atpE gene encoding ATP synthase F0 subunit C, which encodes MMYLVALVLAIGFGVPIAVIGGGLGQGKAAAAAFEGIARQPEAAGKIQTAMIIGLALIESLVIYALLIALILLFLGVPSASAIIAKVVK
- the atpA gene encoding F0F1 ATP synthase subunit alpha, giving the protein MAVNIRPDEVAQVLESHLLSYEKELSEVGVGTVLQVGDGIARIYGLQDVMASELVEFPNGVMGMVLNLEEDNVGCVVLGPDTEIKEGDQVKRTGRIIDVPVGEALLGRVVSALGDPIDGKGPVVASERRHVETRAPGVVERQPVKESLATGIKAIDSMIPIGRGQRELIIGDRQTGKTAIAIDTILNQKGQDVYCIYVAIGQKLSTVAGIAHTLEQNGAMEYTTIVVASASDPAPLQYIAPYAGCAMGEYFRDTKRSALVIYDDLSKHAVAYRQVSLLLRRPPGREAYPGDIFYLHARLLERASKLNDELGAGSLTALPIIETQAGDVSAYIPTNVISITDGQIYLEPDLFYSGIRPAINVGLSVSRVGSSAQKKAMKKVTGQLKLDLAQYWALQAFAQFSSDLDKATLAQLARGERIVEILKQPQYTPMTLSNECFIIFAATNGYLDDLPVAAIAKFEKELYTFMADKYPDVGHTIEKTGVLDDSTMETLKSAIETFKGQFKA
- a CDS encoding F0F1 ATP synthase subunit delta, which codes for MIEPRIVRRYALALFGAASKMDVVDRIESDLGLVSYVFETSPRLMESIESPMIPSPKKHEIIKDIFANKVHQITLMYLDMLIDKQREGAIGQTEGEYIRLANEARGILAVEVTSAVRLSESEEAALVAKLVEITGKSIHLEKHVDPAIIGGMKVRMGDRVIDGSITGQLAALKERMLS